From the Primulina tabacum isolate GXHZ01 chromosome 3, ASM2559414v2, whole genome shotgun sequence genome, one window contains:
- the LOC142540730 gene encoding polynucleotide 3'-phosphatase ZDP-like, protein MSSSPAAAKVVVEYAKSGRSLCEICSKSIASGAPRLGMVSKDPRGFDMTKCHHLNCFPSSGSSSISPAESIAGFSSLKSSDQIFLKKLENEVTQASNKVCVTDEEEELEQGNLKKQKFGYEDEGKMEMSISTSDNKDGYEDVGLDDSKDAAFDFDGCLARAFVKRVGADAWSIMYPSIPEKLQNLYNDGYKLTPAPA, encoded by the exons ATGTCGTCGTCTCCAGCTGCAGCAAAAGTCGTGGTTGAATATGCAAAGTCGGGCCGATCATTGTGTGAAATATGCTCAAAATCTATTGCTTCCGGTGCTCCAAGGTTGGGTATGGTGAGCAAAGACCCCCGAGGGTTTGACATGACCAAATGTCATCacttgaattgctttccttcTAGTGGGTCTAGTTCTATTTCACCAGCTGAGTCCATCGCTGGTTTCTCATCCCTGAAG AGCAGTGatcagatttttttaaaaaaattagagaaTGAAGTGACTCAAGCGTCAAATAAG GTTTGTGTCACAGACGAAGAGGAAGAGTTGGAGCAAGGAAACTTGAAGAAACAAAAG TTTGGATATGAGGATGAGGGAAAGATGGAGATGTCCATATCCACTTCTGATAACAAAGACGGGTACGAG GATGTTGGTCTTGATGATTCAAAAGATGCAGCCTTTGATTTTGATGGGTGCCTTGCAAGGGCATTTGTGAAAAG AGTGGGTGCCGATGCATGGTCTATTATGTATCCTTCAATACCTGAGAAACTTCAGAACTTGTATAATGATGGCTACAAGCTG ACACCAGCTCCAGCTTAG
- the LOC142538477 gene encoding uncharacterized protein LOC142538477, with the protein MRRNILDSHTTFYALTNLKMNSHFQFHASSSSSSSFTRSTVGCSYIIHQEQEVTHGGSIPGHIVIHRDRKIADRNLFNDYFADNPRYNEAMFRRRFRMSRNLFLRIVDEVKNHDIYFTQRSDSVGRLGLSTIQKTTVALRILAYALPADATDEYIKIGESTAIQCMQRFCRAVVEFFAERYLRSPTANDVTRLLYIGKQRGFPAQGIAPRAHYTIGGKKYDTGYYLADDIYPKWSTIVQSIHDPHGPKKKYFAMKQKSCRKDVERAFGVLQSRFAIVASPARSWKKHHLHDIMTSCIIMHNMIIEDERDLSAPIEDMREAPTPDVEMIIDENIRFQEFLAQYKRIKDKDAHYALRNALIDHLWEKYSCSDV; encoded by the exons atgcGACGCAATATCCTAGATTCTCACACCACATTCTACGCTCTCACAAACTTGAAAATGAATTCTCATTTCCAATTTCACGCATCATCCTCTAGTTCATCTTCATT CACAAGATCAACAGTTGGTTGCTCCTACATTATCCACCAAGAGCAAGAAGTCACACACGGAGGTTCAATACCAGGTCATATAGTAATTCACCGTGATCGAAAAATTGCCGACCGTAATCTGTTCAACGATTACTTTGCCGATAACCCAAGATATAACGAAGCAATGTTCCGACGGAGATTTCGAATGTCTCGAAATCTGTTTCTTCGTATAGTTGATGAAGTAAAGAATCATGATATTTACTTCACACAAAGAAGTGATAGTGTGGGGCGTCTCGGGCTATCGACTATTCAAAAAACAACTGTTGCTTTGCGAATTTTAGCTTATGCATTACCCGCGGATGCTACGgatgaatatatcaaaattggaGAGTCCACTGCAATTCAATGCATGCAACGATTTTGTCGAGCCGTGGTGGAATTTTTCGCTGAGCGATACTTGAGATCTCCTACTGCCAATGATGTTACCAGGTTACTTTATATTGGTAAACAACGCGGATTCCC CGCACAAGGTATTGCCCCTCGAGCTCATTATACAATTGGAGGAAAAAAATATGATACAGGATATTACTTAGCTGATGATATTTATCCTAAATGGTCAACTATTGTACAATCTATCCACGATCCACACGGTccaaaaaagaaatattttgcaATGAAACAAAAATCCTGTAGAAAAGACGTGGAGCGTGCATTTGGTGTTCTCCAATCTCGATTTGCGATTGTGGCATCTCCAGCACGTTCTTGGAAGAAACATCATTTACATGATATAATGACATCATGTATTATAATGCACAATATGATTATCGAAGATGAACGTGACCTTAGCGCACCCATTGAAGATATGAGAGAAGCACCAACTCCGGATGTAGAAATGATTATCGATGAGAATATCAGATTTCAAGAATTTCTCGCTCAATATAAAAGGATCAAAGACAAAGATGCTCACTATGCACTACGAAATGCTTTAATTGATCATTTGTGGGAGAAATATAGTTGTTCAGATGTTTGA
- the LOC142538479 gene encoding glutathione S-transferase T3-like: MASNSRTASYNVEEDRVLCHMYLDISQNPIIGINQSKDQFWTRIEEAYNISKPNNLQVRNKRSLQCRMRNILREVGKLRGCIRQIETLRPSGASEEDILNRAKDLFMQDADFSKGFKYDHVWYIMKDMKKFSSDINPMSALARMHVRSLDSSQSDSQTPNTPIPDSPGLPPFSINLINDENAGDNSSQRPLGVKKSKLKKKRDDNVLELISTMKEGHRDLINVLQKGSTEIQQSYEMKLLALQNEQLKLANQQKKN, encoded by the exons ATGGCTTCAAATTCTAGAACTGCTTCTTACAATGTCGAAGAAGACAGAGTCTTATGTCATATGTATCTTGATATATCCCAAAATCCTATAATAGGTATCAATCAATCCAAAGATCAGTTTTGGACTCGTATCGAAGAAGCTTACAACATTAGCAAACCAAACAATCTACAAGTACGTAACAAAAGATCATTGCAGTGTCGCATGAGAAATATACTCCGTGAAGTTGGAAAACTAAGGGGATGCATTCGTCAAATTGAAACTCTCCGCCCAAGTGGCGCATCAGAAGAAGATATT TTAAATCGAGCAAAAGATTTGTTCATGCAAGATGCTGATTTTAGTAAAGGCTTCAAATATGATCATGTGTGGTATATTATGAAAGATATGAAGAAATTCTCGAGTGACATCAATCCAATGAGCGCACTAGCAAGAATGCATGTCAGAAGTTTGGACTCGTCACAGTCAGATAGCCAGACACCAAATACTCCAATACCAGATTCTCCTGGATTACCTccgttttcaattaatttaattaacgaTGAAAATGCAGGCGACAATTCATCCCAGCGACCTCTTGGTGTTAAAAAATCTAAACTAAAGAAAAAAAGGGACGACAatgtgttggaattgatatctacaATGAAAGAAGGGCATCGCGATCTTATAAATGTATTACAAAAAGGATCCACTGAAATTCAACAAAGTTATGAGATGAAACTCCTAGCATTGCAAAATGAGCAGCTCAAATTAGcaaatcaacaaaaaaaaaattga
- the LOC142540732 gene encoding multiprotein-bridging factor 1b-like, with protein sequence MAGISQDWEPVVIRKKAPTAAARKDEKAVNAARRSGAEIETIKKSTAGTNKAASSGTSLNTRKLDEETENLSHDRVPTELKKAIMQARIDKKLTQSQLAQLINEKPQVIQEYESGKAIPNQQIISKLERALGAKLRGKK encoded by the exons ATGGCCGGAATCTCTCAAGATTGGGAGCCAGTAGTGATCCGGAAGAAGGCGCCTACCGCCGCCGCACGTAAAGATGAGAAAGCCGTCAACGCCGCCCGACGCTCGGGAGCTGAAATAGAAACCATCAAGAAGT CAACTGCGGGAACAAACAAGGCTGCTTCAAGCGGCACCTCTTTGAACACTAGGAAGCTTGATGAGGAAACAGAAAATTTGTCTC ATGACAGGGTTCCCACCGAATTGAAAAAGGCTATCATGCAAGCTCGAATAGATAAGAAACTGACACAGTCTCAACTTGCTCAG TTAATAAATGAGAAACCCCAAGTCATTCAGGAATATGAATCTGGGAAGGCAATCCCAAATCAGCAGATAATTTCTAAACTCGAGCGGGCTCTTGGTGCAAAACTAAGAGGAAAGAAATAA